In Oncorhynchus tshawytscha isolate Ot180627B linkage group LG06, Otsh_v2.0, whole genome shotgun sequence, the following are encoded in one genomic region:
- the si:dkey-187a12.4 gene encoding uncharacterized protein si:dkey-187a12.4, with amino-acid sequence MEHNNGDTSSWAMQRRMEGLVNKHMADIALETLQQRLSAVSDEMNNLAEHVSRRSEDIPKDDISRRPDVNFDVESLSATFSTGGVGEKLLMPGTSSSAETAAQRKIISLLVEIKEEQQRQWAVLRELQARVQGQSFTEAEEEVEALDIDIPLRTMEQLDDTERHLEDAGAQKRMVSHLSRMGGATVDDAVRRLMQAVLSFAVGSELNWVGRGQKRSFRNTRLQGVLFRALKRTPVGKEATHHQFADVVKKWLRYTPFRQGGSGRRLYKPPVEFLCPNECFSRFCPHCTVSNRHTP; translated from the exons atgGAGCATAATAATGGAGATACTTCTAGCTGGGCGATGCAGCGACGTATGGAAGGTTTGGTCAACAAACACATGGCAGACATAGCTCTAGAAACACTCCAGCAGAGACTTTCAGCTGTGTCCGACGAAATGAACAATCTTGCGGAACATGTCTCGAGACGCTCGGAGGATATTCCCAAAGATGATATTTCAAGACGACCTGATGTCAACTTTGACGTTGAGTCCCTGAGTGCGACGTTTAGCACGGGTGGTGTTGGGGAAAAGTTGTTGATGCCAGGTACCTCGTCATCAGCAG AGACGGCTGCCCAGCGTAAGATAATCTCCTTGCTGGTGGAGATCAAGGAGGAGCAGCAGAGACAGTGGGCAGTGTTGAGGGAACTGCAGGCCAGGGTTCAGGGCCAGAGCTTTACAGAGgcagaagaggaggtggaggctcTAGACATCGACATCCCGCTGAGGACCATGGAGCAGCTAGATGACACAGAGAGGCACCTGGAGGATGCCGGAGCACAGAAGAGAATG GTGTCTCACCTCTCACGGATGGGCGGGGCCACAGTGGATGATGCAGTGCGAAGGCTCATGCAGGCTGTGCTATCTTTCGCTGTGGGCTCTGAGCTCAACTGGGTGGGCCGCGGCCAGAAAAGGAGCTTCAGAAACACCCGCCTCCAAGGGGTTCTCTTCC GTGCTCTGAAAAGAACCCCTGTGGGCAAAGAGGCCACACATCATCAGTTTGCAGACGTGGTGAAGAAATGGCTGCGGTACACCCCATTCAGACAGGGAGGGAGTGGTCGACGGCTTTACAAACCACCTGTCGAGTTCCTGTGTCCAAATGAATGT TTCTCAAGATTCTGCCCACACTGCACAGTCTCCAATAGACACACCCCATGA